One region of Pirellulales bacterium genomic DNA includes:
- the gap gene encoding type I glyceraldehyde-3-phosphate dehydrogenase, giving the protein MAIRVGINGFGRIGRLVFRILTARSDEFEVVGINDITDTRTLATLLKYDSTHRRFQGTVEHDDATVTVNGHKIRALKVRDPAELPWGELQADVVVESTGIFTARSKDGKAGYDSHLKGGAKKVVLSAPAKDGADLTCVLGVNDDKLTSAMKCISNASCTTNCLAPVAKVLHEKFGIDKGLMTTVHAYTNDQRVQDLPHADPYRARSAAQNIIPTTTGAASAVGLVIPDLKGRLTGISLRVPVPTGSVVDLTAVMKRPVTKEEVNAAIKSAAEGPLKGILAYTDDPIVSSDIIGDSHSSIFAGDWTQVLDGNMLKVISWYDNEWGYSCRTVDLIAKFAKV; this is encoded by the coding sequence GTGGCTATTCGTGTTGGAATCAATGGGTTTGGACGTATCGGCCGCTTGGTGTTTCGCATCTTGACCGCCCGGTCGGATGAATTCGAAGTCGTCGGGATCAACGACATCACCGACACCCGCACCCTGGCCACGCTGCTCAAATACGATAGCACCCATCGCCGCTTCCAGGGCACCGTCGAGCACGACGACGCGACGGTCACGGTCAATGGCCACAAGATTCGCGCCCTGAAGGTCAGAGACCCGGCCGAATTGCCATGGGGCGAATTGCAGGCCGACGTGGTCGTCGAAAGCACCGGCATCTTCACCGCCCGCAGCAAGGATGGCAAGGCCGGCTACGATTCGCATTTGAAAGGCGGAGCCAAGAAGGTCGTGCTCAGCGCTCCAGCCAAGGATGGGGCCGATCTGACCTGCGTGCTCGGCGTGAACGACGACAAGCTCACCTCGGCAATGAAATGCATCTCGAACGCCAGTTGCACGACCAACTGCTTGGCTCCGGTCGCCAAGGTGCTGCACGAAAAGTTCGGCATCGACAAAGGCCTGATGACCACCGTGCATGCCTACACCAACGACCAGCGCGTGCAAGACTTGCCGCATGCCGATCCGTATCGGGCCCGCTCCGCGGCCCAAAATATCATCCCGACCACGACCGGCGCCGCCTCGGCCGTCGGATTGGTGATCCCGGATTTGAAAGGTCGGCTGACAGGCATTTCGCTGCGCGTGCCGGTGCCGACCGGCAGCGTCGTCGATCTGACGGCGGTGATGAAACGGCCGGTGACGAAGGAAGAAGTCAACGCCGCGATCAAGTCGGCCGCGGAAGGGCCGCTCAAGGGCATTCTGGCCTACACCGACGATCCGATTGTCTCCAGCGACATCATCGGCGATTCGCACAGCTCGATCTTTGCCGGCGATTGGACGCAAGTGCTCGACGGCAACATGCTGAAGGTCATTAGCTGGTACGACAACGAATGGGGCTATAGCTGCCGCACCGTCGATCTGATCGCGAAATTCGCGAAAGTGTAG
- a CDS encoding methyltransferase domain-containing protein, whose product MSETLDRRPSWQLPTGVSRGTWEYAHAEHIARDYDEYFAFNSLFQFDQEVLNRHFTRPGYVVDLGCGTGRALLPLLRRGFRGLAVDLSAEMLAVVGEKAEVEQLPVDRVMANLVDLDCLADGIADCCISMFSTLGMIRGRPNRGRALAHVRRVLKPGGLFVLHVHNLWYNLYDPGGPWWLLKNLLRAAIVRDVEAGDKFFDYRQIPNMFLHVFRRRELIRALRQAGFRIRELIPLDPQRHRALSRPWLLPDLRANGWIVVCE is encoded by the coding sequence ATGTCCGAAACGTTAGATCGCCGGCCGTCGTGGCAGCTTCCGACGGGCGTCAGCCGCGGAACTTGGGAATACGCCCATGCCGAACATATCGCACGCGACTACGACGAATACTTTGCATTCAATAGCCTGTTTCAGTTCGATCAGGAAGTTTTGAATCGGCATTTCACGCGCCCCGGATATGTCGTCGATCTCGGCTGCGGCACCGGTCGGGCGCTGCTGCCGCTTCTGCGACGGGGCTTTCGCGGCTTGGCGGTCGATCTGTCGGCCGAGATGCTGGCGGTGGTCGGCGAAAAAGCCGAAGTTGAGCAGTTGCCGGTCGATCGGGTGATGGCCAATTTGGTCGATCTCGATTGCCTGGCCGATGGCATTGCCGACTGCTGCATTTCGATGTTCAGCACGCTCGGCATGATTCGCGGGCGGCCAAATCGCGGTCGTGCATTGGCACACGTTCGCCGCGTGCTCAAGCCCGGCGGATTGTTCGTGTTGCACGTTCATAACCTGTGGTACAACCTTTACGATCCGGGCGGTCCATGGTGGCTGTTGAAAAATCTGCTGCGGGCGGCGATCGTGCGCGACGTGGAAGCGGGCGACAAATTTTTCGACTACCGGCAAATTCCCAATATGTTTTTGCATGTGTTCCGCCGGCGAGAATTGATTCGCGCCTTGCGGCAGGCCGGCTTTCGCATCCGCGAATTGATTCCGCTCGACCCGCAACGGCATCGAGCGCTCAGCCGGCCGTGGCTGTTGCCCGATTTGCGCGCGAACGGCTGGATCGTGGTTTGCGAATGA
- the epmA gene encoding EF-P lysine aminoacylase EpmA — protein MDGTSSDDPAADFRPRAPWRNLRLRAELLRKARHFFDVRDFLEVETPLLSVDVVVDRHLDPLGVVLPDDPRRPEAGRRLWLQTSPEFAMKRLLATRGEQAPGAIFQITRAFRGGETGPLHNPEFTIVEWYRAGDDMAAGMALLSDLCEALLGRGPAERISYAAAFEKFVGLDPHAASSAECRAVAADCGIAVPDSLGDDRDGWLDLLLTERIQTHLGRPRPTILFDFPATQAALARIRAPDAGSGNPAVGERFELYVDGIELANGYHELLDAAELRRRQSTANAHRRADGRPALPETSRLLAAMEAGLPPATGVALGFDRLAMIAAGARDLREVIAFPIDRA, from the coding sequence ATGGACGGCACCTCTTCGGACGATCCGGCTGCCGATTTCCGCCCGAGGGCGCCGTGGCGAAACCTGCGATTGCGGGCCGAATTGCTCCGCAAGGCGCGGCACTTTTTCGACGTGCGCGATTTTCTCGAAGTGGAAACGCCGCTCTTGTCGGTCGACGTCGTGGTCGATCGGCATTTGGATCCGCTCGGCGTCGTGCTGCCGGACGATCCGCGACGGCCGGAAGCCGGGCGACGGCTGTGGTTGCAAACATCCCCCGAATTCGCGATGAAGCGATTGCTGGCCACGCGAGGTGAACAGGCTCCCGGCGCGATCTTTCAAATCACGCGTGCCTTTCGCGGCGGCGAGACCGGGCCGCTGCACAACCCTGAATTTACGATCGTCGAATGGTATCGCGCCGGCGACGACATGGCGGCCGGCATGGCGCTCTTGTCTGATCTATGCGAGGCGCTGTTAGGCCGCGGGCCGGCGGAACGGATCAGCTACGCCGCGGCGTTCGAGAAATTTGTCGGTCTCGATCCGCACGCGGCGTCCTCGGCCGAGTGCCGCGCCGTCGCGGCGGATTGTGGGATCGCGGTTCCGGATTCGCTCGGCGACGACCGCGACGGCTGGCTCGATCTGTTGCTCACCGAGCGGATTCAAACGCATCTTGGACGGCCGCGTCCCACGATCCTCTTCGATTTCCCGGCGACACAAGCGGCGCTGGCGCGGATTCGCGCTCCCGATGCGGGATCGGGCAATCCGGCGGTCGGCGAACGGTTCGAACTCTATGTCGACGGCATCGAATTGGCCAATGGTTATCACGAACTATTAGACGCCGCCGAACTTCGCCGCCGTCAATCCACGGCCAACGCGCATCGCCGCGCCGATGGTCGCCCAGCTTTGCCCGAGACCAGCCGCTTGCTCGCGGCCATGGAAGCCGGCCTTCCGCCGGCGACCGGCGTTGCGCTTGGGTTCGACCGCTTGGCGATGATCGCC